ATAAGAAGGTTAATTTTATCCGACTTTAATCAGCACGTACTTGTTTCTTAAATGGACCATTTGTTAAAACTCCCTTCTTATTTCATCTAAGTTAAAGTTTCTTCaacactttatttattactcttAACTGTTTTTTAGGCAATTGGAGCGAAACCAACACGGTTGTTGCCCAAATCGAAGGCGGTATAGTAGGGACCAATGAAGACATCACCCAAGATCCAGAAATCGGTTCCCATGTAGGTGAAGGCAGACATGCAATAGGTggtatcatcatcaacaacatcgaCGATGTACATATCGGGGGTCAAACTGAAGAGGGTGCCACCAATGGTGAGTTCGACTGTGGGCAAGCTGCCGATATCGGCACAATCAACAAAGAATTGGCCATCATCGTTTTCACTTCCACCAATAATTTCATTCAAAACAAGGTAAGCATCTTCGGGGGCAACAATCAAAGAAGTGCCAGTATCGGCAATAGCTTGGCAGCTGGAGCACACAACATTACCGGAAATCGAGGCGCTGTCCATTTCAAATTGCCAATAGCCTTGTTCGGAGACATCGACATAGGTAAGGTCACCGCTGTACAGGGTAGAgtcaacaccacccaaaatcaattcACCACCATTGGTGGAGGTACCATCACGGGTCAAATAGAAGGAGAAGACATCGGAATCAACCAAACCTTGGCTGAACATATTGTAGAAGGGAGGGACTACATTATCGACAGCAATGGATTGGTAGGCCATACCCAAGATACCATCAAAGCTAGAGTCAACAAAGCTGGTACCGGGTTCAGCCATGGCTTCAGCAAAAGTTTGTGATTCAATGGCCAATCCGTTGACAGTAACGGTATCGGTGGACAAATAACCAGTCAAACTGCCGGATCCATATTGAATGGAGAAG
The Stomoxys calcitrans chromosome 3, idStoCalc2.1, whole genome shotgun sequence genome window above contains:
- the LOC106088352 gene encoding lysosomal aspartic protease translates to MMKFFVFLTLAALASAELVRVPIHRQENFKKTLGNVKAELNVLRSKYNVPTTRAVEEQLENTVNMEYYGTITIGTPPQDFLVLFDSGSSNLWVPSSQCYANNTACQNHNKYDSSASSTYVANGESFSIQYGSGSLTGYLSTDTVTVNGLAIESQTFAEAMAEPGTSFVDSSFDGILGMAYQSIAVDNVVPPFYNMFSQGLVDSDVFSFYLTRDGTSTNGGELILGGVDSTLYSGDLTYVDVSEQGYWQFEMDSASISGNVVCSSCQAIADTGTSLIVAPEDAYLVLNEIIGGSENDDGQFFVDCADIGSLPTVELTIGGTLFSLTPDMYIVDVVDDDTTYCMSAFTYMGTDFWILGDVFIGPYYTAFDLGNNRVGFAPIA